The DNA sequence TATTTTGATAGTGTAAATGAAATCTACGTGATGCGCTATAGTTGTCATAAGTTCTTGCGGGCAAAGTGATCTTTGTTCTTGTTGGGCCTTTTTAATGAGAGGAAGTTTTCAAGGGAAGGTGGCATCATCTCTCATTTTTACTGAACTATTAGTATATAATGAGATTGCAATTCCCTTATTATAGAAGTGTTAACTCATACTTTCTCTTAATGTGTCCCCACAGCTTATATTCTCACTCAGTAGATATGAGGCGGTGATTGATGCTTACTTGGATGGCCTTGAGGCTTCTGGACTAAGTGACCTTTCCAGAGTCACAAGTGTTGCTTCCTTCTTTGTCAGTAGGGTGGACACCCTCATTGACAAGATGCTTGAAAAGATTGGAACTCCAGAGGCCCTTGACCTTCGAGGAAAGGTAAATCAAAATCAGATGTTCAACTCTTTGTTTTTTAATCATGAACAAAAACCTTGAAGCTGAGATTTGCTAACGTGATGAGTTCACTGTTTCAGGCTGCAGTAGCTCAAGCTGCTTTGGCATACCAACTCTACCAGAAGAAATTCTCTGGCCCTAGATGGGAGGCGTTGGTGAAAAAAGGTGCTAAGAAGCAGAGGCTGCTTTGGGCCTCAACTAGCGTCAAGAATCCTGCCTACCCCGATACTTTATATGTTGCTCCTCTCATAGGCCCTGACACGGTGAGCCATCCTGTAGTCCAACCTGATTTCCGGTGCTTGatggttattattattatggttTTACATCTGCAACGATATATTACTTGCTTAAATAGACTTTAGATTGAAATTTTACCATGTCAACGTTGATTCATATTGCTTAATATTTGATGCTGACTTTCCTTTTGTAGGTTTCAACCATGCCAGACCAAGCTCTCCAAGCATTTGTCGACCACGGCACAGTTTCAAGGACAATTGATTCAAATGTATCCGAGGCTGAAGGCATATACAGTGCACTGGAGAAGTTAGGCATCGACTGGAGCTATGTTGGGAACCAACTCGAAATTGAGGGAGTGGATTCTTTCAAGAAGAGTTTCGACAGCCTGCTAGACACCCTGCAAGAGAAGGCCAACTCTCTTAAATTGGTTAGTCTGTAAGATGCAAGATGTGGGTGAGAAGTACTTGTATGAGTTGAATAAAGCTGGTGGGGGTTGTCGTCCTGTAAATTTAGCCGGGTGCTTTGTAAGACGTTAAAGTTGGTTACATTTTGCTCTTGCACTTGGGGTTTggcattgttttctttttccttccccCACTCTATGAAAGTGAAGCTAGTAGACCTTCCGAAATGTTCGTTTCATTTGAATTTGAGAATCATGGGCCATCAAGTAGATGATGCTCAGCGTTAGTCTCGGCAAGATTTTCCATTTTTGCTCGCAAATTGTACCGCGAAGCTTAAGGGTctgtttggtactctacttgaatctaattttttaaactcaaaaacaattttcaagttttaggttttatgttttaaaatcttgtttggtatgactattttcaaaaactgaactcgagactaacaaaaaaatatagtctattatctaaaaacataaaaagtgagtttttaaagtatttaaacttaaactcactcatttATTTTGTCTCTCCTCCCCTCTCATTCCAAatttatctctcttttcttctttctctctcatcttttattttattttatttttatttttacttttttcgtctctcctccaaTCTGCTCTCTTTATTCtctcggttctttctctcactcctaTTCCTCTTTGTCTCGTCCGATCCtcactcttctttctctttccttcaatcatctaTTACTTTCATttctcatctctctccctcttttgcGACCCCctctttttaaatatatttgtctagtttaaatcgtaaaatttaaaaattttaaatcacaaatcaatcaagtttttgagtcttaaagaaaattgttttcaagaaatgttcttaaaaaatattttgagaaatgataaaaaatttcaaataggataccaaacaagtCCTAAAATTCTTGAATCCGATTGCCGAATTTTAGGTTACCTTCAAACTAATGGAGAGATTCAAGTATACAGTGTATGGACTTCCttgttttcatttcatttttcatcGAAAGTAAACGCTCTTGTTGAACTATGTACCAAGGGAAGAAAGAAAATACACATAATTAgaaaaatattatgttattGAATTATCAATCTGAATTGTTGTTGAAATATGTTATTCGTGACTGTTACTTTGATTGACAATATTATTCgattaaaggaaagaaaactgAACTTAATACAAGTGGCGAACACCTTGATCTAACTGTCTGGTCTAAatcagccaaaaaaaaaaaaaaaaactaaaacttggtaaatgtttatttttgttACACGTCCAAATAAAATTAGATAGTGCTGATTAATTCAAGCAATAGGTTAGtcataataatttaatattgaattttttatttatagcattacatgaaagaaaaaaagaactaatattatatacatattatttaatttaagagtaaattgtagttacggtcctttaactttaactcaattggagcaatggtccctcaattaaaaattcattaccattggtcccccAACTCATCAAAAAGTCCAGCTATGATCCCTCAACtcaaaattcattatcattggtcttcaactttaattcaattggagaaatgatcctttaattttaacccaattgtagcaatggtccttccaatataactcattttgacaaaaattttgacgtagttgacgaaaatgaccataattacacactttgatgagttgagggaccctaattatataaatggttattccaacataacttattttgacaaaattttgacgaaattgatgaaaataactataactacacattttgataaatgaagggaccaatggtaattgaattttaattgaatgatcattgctacaatttactctttaatttaatttaaaggagaaaagaaaaatgaaaaatagagGGGTTGAGCCAGACAAGTTGAGGCTGTTATCTTGCCGCGAAACGCATTCCCTGGTTCCCCAGTCACCACATCACAGTCCCACCCTTTTCTCTCCCTAGTCGAGTAGCACCTGCCACCACACCTACAATGTCTTCAATCTCAGCCGTCCGGTCTCCACCGCGGCCTCCGTCCTCACCCGTCGGAAAATCTTCAACCCCGATACGTCGTTTCGTGCTAAACTTCCCTTCTATGCGCCAGAGACGCCGCGGACCCCAATCTCATCTTCTTCCTGAAGCGGAGAAGTTTTCCGATTCAGGTGCAGGCGGTAAGTACATCAACCATGGAATATCTATTTTTAATTCGTAAATTGGccaaattttgaatgaattttcaATCTTTGATCAAGGTGGAAGCATTCTTATCGAGCGAAGAAGTGTTGTGTTTTCATCGGTTGGCATGGTGGCTGCAGCTTTCTGTAATGCTTCAAAGGACGTAATTGCCCTCGCGTCTCAGTTTACTGACAGTGAGTCATTTCCTATTTCCATTGCCCGAAAGGTTAGCGATTTTGACACTCTCCTGTTTTAGCCTCTGCAATCCTTCTGTGACTGTGAGTGCCAAAACATAACATCGTAAATTATTCAGTTTCGAGTGCGGATGGCTAAAAATACGGGGAGTGTCGAAATCCCGTCCTTGAATAACCATGCTCATAAGTCATagtcatatatataatatatttgtaTGAGTGCAACGAGTGTATATCCTGTTGTTCGTATCTCTCTCCTCACGTGACATATCATGTGATGAGATAGACATGCACAAGTGTGTCacttgaggagagagagagtggcatAAGACATATCATGCGACGAGAGATATATAtgtacttttgctttttctcaCATTGTTTGTTGCATTTGTGAATGTTTGGGAACCACTTTCAGTGCCAGCACTTAGGGGGAAGGACTATGGCAAGTCGAAAATGAGTTATCCGGACTATACGGAAACTGAATCAGGTCTTCAGTACAAGGTTAACTACTACTGGAACATACAAAAGTTTAGCCTCCTTGTTTTTATTGAGTTTCCAGCTCTCCGAAGTTTGCTTTAGTTATTTCGTTGAATGATTTATCTAAGAAGGAATGCAGGACTTGCGAGTAGGAGATGGCCCCAAACCGAAGGTGGGAGAGACCGTTGTGGTATACCACTCATTCTCCGAGTGCACACTTTCAAGCTTTCACATGTTGCTAGGGTTTCTGTGTAGGATTAAGCCAATTTTGTGCAATGAGTTTGTCTCTGTCGTATACAAACGTTTGAGCATATTTCTGGTTGATTGGATGGATTTCAGGTTGATTGGGATGGATACACCATAGGATATTATGGACGTATCTTTGAAGCTCGAAATAAAACAAAGGGCGGTTCATTTGAGGTATGGAATACTTCTCATCGGTTAACTTGGTATTGCCTAAGCTTAACTAACCGATTAACAGATTCCATTCCACGGTTTCTCAAATGCAGGGTGATGACAAGGCCTTTTTCAAATTCAGGGTAGGATCTCAAGAGGTGAGAAATTTGTGACCCAATCGAACGAAACAATCTTGAATGCTCTGATCTGTGGCCTCTAATGATGACGTGGTTATCTTCAGGTAATACCAGCTTTTGAGGAATCCATTACAGGCATGGCTCTTGGAGGCATTAGAAGGTGCTGCATATTCTTTTCCGTAGCTCGTTGTATTTGCTCAAGGAACTTTCAAGTGGTTACATTGAATGTTATTTGCAAATTTCACAATGTAGCTCACAGTGATGCAGGATCATAGTGCCCCCGGAATTGGGATATCCAGACAATGACTACAACAAGAGTGGCCCAAGGCCGACAACATTTTCGGTAAATCTTATGTCTTTCTGCCGATTCATATAATCCAGTTCCGCTTTGTTCTTACAATGTGCAATGTTCACGCGTTACAGGGCCAACGAGCCTTGGATTTCGTGCTGAGGAACCAAGGGCTGATCGACAAGACTCTTCTGTTCGATATTGAGCTCATCAAGATCATACCAAACTGATCTCCTTTCAAATTCAACGTTTCTCACAGGAAATCGATTAGCTGTTTAACAAATACGGCTTATTTATCGTAGAGTTTCTTATTCCGGATGCCAGAAATATCGATTAGCTGAGAAAGTTGACGGATTACCATAATACCATCAGATTTGAAGTAGAAACTTCATTTCTGCGAAGTCAAAGAGTTCACAATTATTTGATAAGCTTTTTGTAAAATTAACTTTTCATGCAGTATATCTGTATAGTGGTGGATTACAGTGTACAATTTAAGCTGGATTTGTGCATTAATTTCTTGTATACATGTAACCCTTTTTTTGGGCTGAGGAGAACTTCGAACGAGTACGGCTAGCCGGAGAGTTGAAGTAAATCCAAAGTTCTGTTAAGAGCTACAATCTTCATCATAAATTAATGGCACTAAACAAGATCCATAATCTAATAAAAGTGCAAATCATCAACAGTTAATTGCAAAACGAGGAAGAAAATCGACGACCGAAAACAACCTAAGAGAACAAATTATTTAAACCCGCAGATCACCCAAAAAGTCATTGCCATTATTCAACTGAAAGCTCCCGACGCTTGTACCGCACCATCACCTTTCCTTTCACAC is a window from the Malus domestica chromosome 16, GDT2T_hap1 genome containing:
- the LOC103433157 gene encoding peptidyl-prolyl cis-trans isomerase FKBP19, chloroplastic; its protein translation is MSSISAVRSPPRPPSSPVGKSSTPIRRFVLNFPSMRQRRRGPQSHLLPEAEKFSDSGAGGGSILIERRSVVFSSVGMVAAAFCNASKDVIALASQFTDMPALRGKDYGKSKMSYPDYTETESGLQYKDLRVGDGPKPKVGETVVVDWDGYTIGYYGRIFEARNKTKGGSFEGDDKAFFKFRVGSQEVIPAFEESITGMALGGIRRIIVPPELGYPDNDYNKSGPRPTTFSGQRALDFVLRNQGLIDKTLLFDIELIKIIPN